The Armatimonadota bacterium genome includes a window with the following:
- a CDS encoding LptF/LptG family permease: MKTLDRYILKEMLAPFMVSIFAFIVLLIGRVIYDNLDFIVGKRVPLVLVLRLVAFQLPWVIGIVLPLATLFATSLSINRLGRDSEITAIRMTGTPLRRIFLPILAVGFATSLVAFWFSETVTPWANREAQRIVRMIWGLQNAPLIQDNVFFNSENYYFYVQKVERPSPTQVILRNVMVYETPVVGGYPMLMTASWATNKDNLWTLHDGVLRKIGPDGFTEYEAKFREVCLNLKRPFSDFWESQYTPEEMSFRDLRRQVALFAQTGRQANEMQVNLHFKLSIPFSCLIFALCAAPLSLKFARSGSYSGILLGIIIMFLYQNNIWLGKALGIGGMVHPVLAGWSQNIIFGLIGIYLIWREE; encoded by the coding sequence ATGAAGACACTAGACCGCTACATCCTAAAAGAGATGCTAGCTCCATTTATGGTCAGCATATTTGCGTTTATTGTACTGCTGATCGGACGGGTCATCTATGACAACCTTGACTTTATTGTTGGAAAGCGAGTACCATTGGTGTTGGTTTTGCGCTTGGTAGCATTCCAACTGCCGTGGGTTATTGGAATCGTACTGCCTCTTGCTACCCTTTTTGCCACTTCACTTTCCATAAACCGCCTTGGGCGCGACAGTGAGATAACTGCGATTCGTATGACAGGCACGCCGCTCAGGCGAATATTCTTACCTATATTAGCGGTTGGTTTTGCTACCAGCTTGGTTGCGTTTTGGTTCAGCGAAACTGTAACGCCATGGGCAAATAGAGAGGCACAACGAATTGTACGCATGATTTGGGGACTCCAGAATGCGCCTTTAATTCAAGATAATGTCTTCTTCAATTCCGAGAACTATTATTTCTACGTGCAGAAAGTTGAGCGACCAAGTCCAACGCAGGTGATTCTACGCAATGTTATGGTTTATGAGACTCCAGTTGTGGGCGGCTATCCAATGCTAATGACAGCGTCTTGGGCGACAAATAAAGATAATTTGTGGACCCTGCATGATGGTGTGCTTCGCAAAATAGGTCCCGATGGCTTTACAGAATATGAGGCAAAATTCCGAGAGGTATGCTTGAATTTGAAACGGCCGTTTAGCGACTTTTGGGAAAGCCAATATACCCCCGAAGAAATGAGCTTTCGTGATCTTCGAAGGCAAGTCGCATTATTTGCGCAAACTGGTAGGCAAGCAAACGAAATGCAAGTAAACCTGCACTTTAAGCTTTCGATTCCTTTCTCATGCTTGATTTTTGCACTTTGCGCAGCTCCTTTGAGTTTAAAGTTTGCTCGTTCTGGAAGTTATTCTGGTATCCTACTTGGGATTATCATTATGTTTCTTTATCAAAATAACATATGGCTTGGTAAAGCGCTTGGAATAGGTGGAATGGTTCATCCTGTGCTTGCTGGATGGTCACAAAATATAATCTTCGGATTAATTGGCATCTACCTAATTTGGCGGGAAGAGTGA